In Oncorhynchus kisutch isolate 150728-3 unplaced genomic scaffold, Okis_V2 scaffold836, whole genome shotgun sequence, one DNA window encodes the following:
- the LOC116362525 gene encoding ferritin, middle subunit-like has product MESPIRQNYHHDCEAAINRMINLEMFASYTYTSMAFYFSRDDVALPGFAHFFKENSDEEREHADKLLSFQNKRGGRILLQDIKKPERDEWGNGLEAMQCALQLEKNVNQALLDLHKIASDKGDPHLCNFLETHYLNEQVEAIKKLGDYITNLTKMDAVKNKMAEYLFDKHTLGGQS; this is encoded by the exons ATGGAGTCTCCGATCCGCCAGAACTATCACCACGATTGCGAAGCTGCTATCAACCGGATGATTAACTTGGAGATGTTTGCCTCCTACACCTACACTTCAATG GCTTTCTATTTCTCCCGTGACGATGTGGCTCTGCCTGGCTTCGCGCATTTCTTCAAGGAGAACAGCGACGAGGAGCGGGAGCACGCCGACAAGCTACTCTCCTTCCAGAACAAGAGAGGTGGACGCATTTTACTCCAGGACATCAAG AAGCCAGAACGTGATGAGTGGGGCAATGGGCTGGAGGCCATGCAGTGTGCTCTGCAGCTGGAGAAGAATGTGAACCAGGCCCTGCTGGACCTGCACAAGATTGCCTCTGACAAGGGTGACCCCCAT CTGTGCAACTTCTTGGAGACCCATTACCTGAATGAGCAGGTGGAGGCCATTAAGAAGCTGGGTGACTACATCACCAACCTCACCAAGATGGATGCTGTCAAAAACAAGATGGCAGAGTACCTGTTTGACAAGCACACCCTGGGAGGCCAGAGCTAA